In one window of Pseudoliparis swirei isolate HS2019 ecotype Mariana Trench chromosome 15, NWPU_hadal_v1, whole genome shotgun sequence DNA:
- the abl1 gene encoding tyrosine-protein kinase ABL1 isoform X1, with translation MGQQPGKFVGDQRRPSLPAFIKGGKRESSRHGIQPCNVFAVHEALQRPDFESQGLTEAARWNSKENLLAGPSENDPNLFVALYDFVASGDNTLSITKGEKLRVLGYNHNGEWCEAQTKNGQGWVPSNYITPVNSLEKHSWYHGPVSRNAAEYLLSSGINGSFLVRESESSPGQRSISLRYEGRVYHYRINTASDGKNLFLLQLYVSSESRFNTLAELVHHHSTVSDGLITTLHYPAPKRNKPTIYGVSPNYDKWEMERTDITMKHKLGGGQYGEVYEGVWKKYNLTVAVKTLKEDTMEVEEFLKEAAVMKEIKHPNLVQLLGVCTREPPFYIITEFMTHGNLLDYLRECNREEVNAVVLLHMATQISSAMEYLEKKNFIHRDLAARNCLVGENHLVKVADFGLSRLMTGDTYTAHAGAKFPIKWTAPESLAYNKFSIKSDVWAFGVLLWEIATYGMSPYPGIDLSQVYELLEKDYRMDRPEGCPEKVYELMRDCWRWSPSERPSFAETHQAFETMFQESSISDEVEKELGKKGKKATFGPIQKAPELPTKTRTLRKNTDSRDGDSPDPLEPEVAVSSPMLPRKERPFLDSNLNEDDRLIPKDKDKTRGSGFLSLIKKKKKNAPAPPKRSSSFREMDVHPDRRGATPDLRDGDGFNNGASLAINDIAHGLDSAKFLSNNNGAGGITNGAPTYPGPLFPRKKGAPAVPGPGGKVATTPPGEEEIMSNSKRFLWSSSVPIGSAGTEWKSVTLPRDLGQRHFDSGTFGGKPALPRKKTSEQKGETAPRKGALTPPPRLNTLSDVSSAFLGRDTDLSPGSSIQALTPKVVRRPGLPGLENSKTSALHAELLKPNVFPALGAAGDECRARRHKHTGDSSSVRERGKLQKPKPAPPPPPTNAKTGKISRSPSQELPSPSSVTSEIKAKGLPSLSEPHHTTTASDQARSPLGEGSKKLTLGSTSKPQPLKTSASSPSVTASLSSQSLGGFSSSLTSPGDLSSPTAFIPLVNTRRSLRKTAPRQAAERTPNSAVTRKMVLEGAELLRAAICRNSEQTGSHSAVLEAGKNLSKHCVSYVDSIQQMRNKFAFREAINKLENSLRELQICPAATGGANAQQDFSKLLSSVKEISDIVQR, from the exons AAGCTCTCCAGAGACCAGACTTTGAGAGTCAGGGTCTGACCGAAGCGGCCCGCTGGAACTCCAAAGAGAACCTGTTGGCTGGACCCAGCGAGAATGACCCCAACCTGTTTGTCGCACTCTATGATTTTGTGGCCAGTGGCGACAACACACTCAGCATTACTAAAG GAGAGAAGCTACGTGTGCTGGGTTACAACCACAACGGCGAGTGGTGCGAGGCACAGACCAAGAATGGCCAGGGTTGGGTGCCATCAAACTACATCACCCCTGTCAACAGCCTGGAGAAGCACAGCTGGTACCATGGACCCGTGTCACGCAACGCTGCGGAGTACCTGCTCAGCTCGGGCATCAACGGAAGCTTCCTGGTCCGGGAGAGCGAGAGCAGCCCCGGCCAGAGGTCCATTTCTCTGCGGTACGAGGGCAGAGTCTACCATTACAGGATTAACACTGCGTCTGACGGCAAG AATCTCTTTCTCCTTCAGCTGTACGTCTCGTCGGAAAGCCGCTTCAACACGCTGGCGGAGCTGGTGCACCACCACTCCACGGTGTCCGACGGCCTCATCACCACGCTGCACTACCCGGCGCCGAAGCGCAACAAGCCCACCATCTACGGAGTTTCTCCCAACTACGATAAGTGGGAGATGGAGCGCACTGACATTACCATGAAGCACAAGCTGGGAGGGGGCCAGTATGGGGAGGTGTACGAGGGTGTCTGGAAGAAGTACAACCTCACTGTGGCGGTCAAGACGCTAAAG GAGGATacaatggaggtggaggagtttcTTAAGGAGGCTGCTGTCATGAAAGAGATCAAACACCCCAACCTGGTACAACTGTTAG GTGTGTGCACACGGGAACCGCCGTTCTACATTATCACAGAGTTCATGACCCACGGTAACCTCCTCGACTACCTGAGGGAGTgcaacagagaggaggtgaatgcAGTGGTGCTGCTCCACATGGCCACACAGATCTCCTCTGCTATGGAGTACCTGGAGAAGAAAAACTTTATACACAG GGACTTGGCTGCTCGTAACTGTCTGGTCGGGGAGAACCACCTGGTGAAGGTTGCCGACTTCGGCCTGAGCCGACTAATGACCGGAGACACCTACACGGCTCACGCTGGGGCCAAGTTCCCCATCAAGTGGACCGCTCCAGAGAGTCTGGCCTACAACAAGTTCTCTATTAAATCTGATGTCTGGG CATTTGGTGTGCTGCTGTGGGAGATCGCCACCTACGGCATGTCTCCCTACCCCGGCATCGACCTGTCCCAAGTGTACGAGCTGCTGGAGAAAGACTACCGCATGGACCGACCAGAGGGCTGCCCCGAGAAGGTCTACGAGCTCATGAGGGACT GTTGGAGGTGGAGCCCCTCAGAACGTCCATCTTTTGCCGAAACACACCAAGCCTTCGAGACCATGTTCCAGGAGTCGAGCATCTCGGATG AGGTGGAAAAGGAGCTTGgcaagaaaggaaagaaggcgACATTCGGTCCCATCCAGAAGGCTCCGGAGCTGCCCACCAAAACCAGAACTCTCCGCAAAAACACGGACAGTCGGGATGGAGATAGTCCAG ACCCATTGGAGCCGGAGGTAGCTGTGTCGTCGCCCATGCTCCCCAGGAAAGAGCGTCCCTTCCTGGACAGCAACCTGAATGAGGATGACCGCTTGATACCCAAAGACAAGGACAAGACACGAGGCAGCGGCTTTCTCAGTctcataaagaagaagaagaagaacgcacCAGCTCCACCCAAACGCAGCTCGTCTTTCAGAGAGATGGACGTCCACCCCGACAGGAGGGGCGCCACTCCAGATCTTCGAGACGGTGACGGCTTCAACAACGGTGCATCTTTGGCCATCAATGACATCGCACACGGCCTCGACTCCGCAAAGTTCCTGAGTAACAATAATGGGGCGGGGGGCATCACCAACGGGGCTCCTACCTACCCAGGACCTTTGTTTCCCAGGAAGAAGGGCGCTCCCGCAGTGCCTGGCCCCGGAGGGAAAGTGGCCACAACACCGCCCGGTGAGGAGGAAATCATGTCCAACTCGAAGCGTTTTCTGTGGTCCTCTAGCGTGCCGATTGGCTCAGCTGGCACCGAATGGAAGTCTGTTACACTGCCGCGAGACCTCGGCCAGCGCCACTTTGACTCGGGCACCTTCGGGGGCAAGCCAGCTCTGCCGCGCAAGAAAACCAGTGAGCAGAAAGGGGAGACCGCCCCTCGGAAGGGCGCCCTCACTCCGCCGCCCCGTTTGAACACCTTATCCGATGTTTCCTCTGCCTTCCTCGGCAGAGACACTGATCTTAGTCCTGGTTCCAGTATCCAGGCATTAACACCGAAGGTGGTCCGGAGACCGGGGCTGCCGGGTCTGGAGAACTCCAAGACCAGCGCTCTCCACGCTGAGCTCCTCAAGCCCAATGTGTTCCCTGCTTTAGGGGCAGCTGGCGATGAGTGCAGGGCCCGCAGACACAAGCACACCGGGGACTCTTCATCTGTCAGGGAAAGAGGGAAGTTACAAAAACCCAAACCagccccaccacctccacccaccaaTGCCAAAACGGGCAAGATTTCCCGCAGCCCCAGTCAAGaactcccctccccctcatccGTCACGTCAGAGATCAAAGCCAAgggcctcccctctctctcagaGCCCCACCACACAACCACTGCCAGTGACCAAGCCCGCTCGCCTCTCGGCGAGGGCTCCAAGAAGCTGACCCTGGGCTCCACCTCCAAACCTCAACCGTTAAagacctccgcctcctccccttcAGTGACCGCCTCCCTCTCCAGCCAGAGCCTCGgcggcttctcctcctccctcacctcccccGGTGATCTGAGCTCGCCCACCGCCTTCATCCCCTTAGTGAACACCCGGCGCTCCCTCCGCAAGACCGCTCCCCGGCAGGCGGCCGAGCGCACGCCGAACTCCGCTGTGACGCGCAAGATGGTGCTGGAAGGCGCCGAGCTGCTCCGCGCCGCCATTTGCCGCAACTCCGAGCAGACCGGGAGCCACAGCGCCGTCCTGGAGGCCGGCAAGAACCTGTCCAAGCACTGCGTGAGCTACGTCGACTCCATACAGCAGATGAGGAACAAGTTCGCCTTCCGCGAGGCCATCAACAAGCTGGAGAACAGCCTGCGCGAGCTGCAGATCTGCCCCGccgccacagggggcgccaacgCCCAGCAGGACTTCAGCAAGCTGCTGTCCTCCGTCAAAGAGATCAGTGACATTGTTCAGAGGTAG